From Dehalococcoidales bacterium:
AAAGATAACGGCCCTAATCCCGCCACAGTGGCCGGTATTGAATTCCCGCCCAGGTTATTAGTAACCAGTTCCTTAGGTGAAGCACTGGATAAAGCCGGGGCGGTCATACTGGCGGTACCGTCACAAAGCATGCGCCAGAATATCAAGCTTGTTGCCGGGCATCTCAAGAAGTCAATGCTCATCATCAGTGCCGCCAAGGGACTGGAGATTGGCAGCAGTCAGCGTATGTCACAGGTGATCGCTGAAGAGATAAAACCTGATTTCCATTCTAATATTTGCATTCTCTCCGGCCCCAACCTTTCCCGGGAAATCCTGTCTAACCTGCCGGCCGCTACCGTTATCGCCGCGGAAGATGACGCTATCGCCAGGAAAGCCCAGAAGTTATTAACCAGCCCGAACCTTTGCGTCTATACCAATACTGATGTCATCGGGGTTGAATTAGGGGGGGCGTTGAAAAATATCGTGGCTCTGGGGGCCGGTATCGCTGACGGGTTAGGCTACGGTGATAATGCCAAGGCGGCGCTGATTACCCGGGGCCTTACTGAAATGACGGCGCTGGGAGTGGCTCTGGGAGCTAATCCGCTTACCTTCTCCGGTCTGGCCGGTCTGGGTGACCTGGTTGCTACCTGCGCCAGCCCGTTGAGCCGCAACCATTACGTAGGGGTAGAGCTGACCAAAGGGCGTTCGCTGGCGGAGATAGCGGAATCGATGAGCGGGGTGGCTGAGGGGGTAACTACGACTCTGGTTGTCTGGGAGATAGCCCGGCAGATGGGGCTGGCAATGCCGATTACCGAAGCTATCTATCAGGTCTTATATGAGGGGGCTGACCTCCGTCAGAAAGCGGCGAGATTGATGTCAGCCGTCAACAGTCATGAGCTGGCCGGACGGAAGTGGCGACTCTTCTCTTTCCTGAGACGGCGAAAACGCTCCTGACCGGCGGCTTACTTCCTGCGTTTGGGCGGGCCCAGTGTTTTACCCAGCTTTTCAAATAGCTGACGCTGTTCCCTGGTAAGTGAAT
This genomic window contains:
- a CDS encoding NAD(P)H-dependent glycerol-3-phosphate dehydrogenase → MSKVAVIGTTSWGETLGIMLARKGLQVSLWARTEQEAVALKDNGPNPATVAGIEFPPRLLVTSSLGEALDKAGAVILAVPSQSMRQNIKLVAGHLKKSMLIISAAKGLEIGSSQRMSQVIAEEIKPDFHSNICILSGPNLSREILSNLPAATVIAAEDDAIARKAQKLLTSPNLCVYTNTDVIGVELGGALKNIVALGAGIADGLGYGDNAKAALITRGLTEMTALGVALGANPLTFSGLAGLGDLVATCASPLSRNHYVGVELTKGRSLAEIAESMSGVAEGVTTTLVVWEIARQMGLAMPITEAIYQVLYEGADLRQKAARLMSAVNSHELAGRKWRLFSFLRRRKRS